The Vicinamibacterales bacterium genomic sequence CCGACCAGCTTGAATGCGATCCAGCGGTTCGAGGAAGGGCCGGCGGCGCGATAGAGATCCGGCCGATCGTTGACGTTCGCGATCGCGACGTCGATCCACCCGTCGTTGTCGACGTCGCCGAACGCGGCGCCGCGCGCCGCCTTCGGGATCGTCAGCGGCCCGCCAACCTGCGCGGTCACATCCTGGAACCGTCCGTTGCGGAGGTTGCGATACAGGACCTTGGGCTGCTCGTACCCGGCCTCGGATCTCAACTGCCGCACTTCCGGGTAGACGTGGCCATTCACCGAGAGCAGGTCGAGCCAGCCGTCGTTGTCGAAATCGGCAAAGGCGGCGCCCCACCCGAGCCACCGCGTGTTGACGCCGAGCCCGGCCGCAAAGGTCCGATCCTCGCAGACGCCTTGCCCGCTATTGGCGTACAACGTCGACGTGTCCCCGGCGAAGTTGGTCTTGAACACGTCCATCGACCCGTTGCGGTCGTAGTCGCCGACCGCGACGCCCATCCCCGCCTGCGCGCGGCCGTCGCCGCTGAAGGCGCACCCCGCAACGGCGGCGACGTCGGTGAACGTGCCGTCGCGGTTGTTGCGATAGAGGACGCTGGCGCTGGAGTCCCCCGCGACATACAGATCCGTCCAGCCGTCGTTGTCGAAATCCATGGTGCTGACGCCAAGCGCGTAGATGCCAGACGTGCGCGTGATCCCCGCGCGCTCGGAGACGTCGGCGAATGTCCCGTCGCCGCGATTGCGGTAGAGCGCGTTGCGCGCCGGCGGCAGACCCGACGGGCCGCACGCGACCGGCAGGCCGCGATAGCGGCACAGGCCGGCGTCGGGCCGCGGCGTCGACGCGGGATCGAAATCGACGTAGTGCGCGGTGAACAGATCCAGCCGGCCGTCGCGGTCGTAGTCGACGAAGGCGCAGCCGGTGCCCCAGCGGCGGCGCGCCGCGCGCAGCCCTGCCTTCTGGGTGACGTCCTCGAACCGGCCGCGGCCGTCGTTGTGGTACAGCCGGTTCTGGCCCCAGTACGTGACCGCGAGATCGGTGAATCCGTCGTTGTCGTAGTCGCCGGCGCACGTCCCCTGCCCCCAGCCGCTCGCCGCGAGGCCGGTGCCGGCCGTCACGTCCTCGAACGTGCCGTTCCGCCGGTTGCGATAGAGACGATTGGTCGGCTCCTCGCCGGCCTTGAACCCCTCCAGGGTGGATCCGTTGACGAAGAAGAGATCGATCCAGCCGTCGGCGTCGTAATCGAGCATCGCGACGCCCGTCCCCGTGGTCTCGATCAGGTAGGTGTTCGTCTCGCGCTTGCCGAACACGATCGTCGCGTTCAGTCCGGCTTCGCGACCGGCCGCGGTGAAGGTGACCCAGGCGGCACGCCCACCCTGCGGGGGGGCGAGCGACAGCGTCAGGCCCACCCACGTCGCGAGCAGCAGACTCCAGCGCGGCACACGCGCGATGCTACCATCCTGCAGTCGGGGGACCGTCCCAATGTCTCGTCGCACCCGGATTGCCGTGCTCGCCGCCGTCCTCGCCGCCGCAGCCCACGGGCTGCTCGCGGCGCAGGCGGTCCCGCGCGCGCGCCAGCTCTACGATCGGGCGCGCGAGCTGGACCGGGGAGGCGACGCCGCCGCGGCGCTCTCGCTGCTGTGGGAAGCGGCGGGGCTCGCCCCCGCCGACGGCGAGATTCAGCATGCACTGGGCAGTGCGCTCGAGCGGATCGGCGCGCTCGACGCCGCGATCGACGCGTTCCGCGCCGCGGCGCGCGCCCCGCGTTCGCCGCGCGGCGCCTCCAACAGCCTCGTCCTCGCCCTGGTGAAAGGGGGACGCTCCGAAGAAGCGATCGCATACGGCCGCGAACTGACGGCCTCGGCGCCGGCCGACGCCGACCGCTGGTTCACGCTCGGCCTCGCGCAGGCGGAGGTGGACGTCGACGGCGCGATCGAGAGCTTCCGCCGCGCATTGACGCTCGACGACCGCCACGCGCTCGCCCGCTACAATCTCGGCCTCGTGTTCTTCCGGACCGATCGCTTCCAGATGGCGATCGACGAACTGACCCGCGCGCTGGCGATCCAGCCGCGGCCGGAGATCTACTACAGCCTCGGCACGATCTACCGGCACCTCGGCGATCTCGATCGCGCCGCGCAGGCGCTGGCCGACGCCGTCGCGGCGAACGGTGATTACGCCGACGCGCACCTCGCGCTGGGGACGGTCTACAAGGCCAAGGGGGACCTGAAGCGCGCGGCGTCCTCACTCAGACGCGCCGCCGCGCTGCGCCCCGATCTCGCCGCACCGCACATCGTCCTCGCGCAGACACTGGCCCTGGCGCGCGATGAAGAGGGGGCCCGCCGCGCGTCCGCGGAAGCGGATCGCCTGCGCGCGCTCTCCCAGCGGTCCCAGGAGGCGGCGGCGCTGACGGCGGCGGGCGCGCAGAAGCTCGACGCCGGCGACGCCGCCGGCGCGGCGGACATCTTCCGGCGTGCGACCCAGGCGTTCGACGCGTTCGCGCCCGCGCACTACCAGCTCGGACGCGCGCTTCAGCACCTCGGCCAGCACGACGCGGCCAAGGCGGCCTTCGCCCGCGCTCAGCAGCTCAATCCCGCTCTGGTGCCGCCCAGGTGAATTTGGAAATTGGGAAATGTGGGAATGTGGAAATCTTATTTGCGTTTGTGGAGAACGATCGTGTCCGCCAGCGGCGGCGCCCCCTTGACGGTCGCGATCAGGACCTGGCGCAGCTGCTCCGGCGCGAGCCCGGCGAGCGCCGCGTCTTCCTGCACTTCCGGGCGCGGGTCGTTGTGCAGGAACACGCCCCCGGGCGTCAGCATCGCGGCGATGTTCGACAGCGCCAGCGCGAGCTCGGCGCCGCCGAAGTACGGCAGCACGTTGGTGGCAATCACCAGATCGAACGCATCGCCGGTGAGCCGCTGGGTGACGATGTCCAGGGGTTCGGCGTGGATCGTCGCGGCGGCGGCCGCGCTGACGGCGATCGCTTTGGACAGGTGGCCGGACGGCGCTCGAGGGGCCGCGCCAGGGGCACCGACCGTCCGCCCCAGCGTCGTGAAGTATTCGCGGTAGCCGGGCACGAACGCGACGGTATCGGACTCGCCGATGCCGCTCACCAGGCGCAGCACCGGCGCGCGCCGGGCCGACGATCGCAGGTGTTCGACGACCCGCGGATTGATGTCGCCGGCCACGACCTGCAGCTCCGCGAGCTGTGACAGCCCGAGGCTGACGAGCGCATCGATCGACGCCCACGGCTGGTAGCTCTCCGGCGGCCCCGCCTCCAGCATGCCGGTGCGCGGCGCCAGATCGATGCCCGGACCGACGATCAGCACGCGCCGAATCCGCCGCGACGGCTCGAGTCCTTTCAACACGCCGAGGCCGGCATGGACGGCGTATCCCGCTTCCACCGCTGTGTCCGTGCTCAGGCCGCGCGTCTGATACAGCTGCGGCCCCTTTGACGGATCGAGGAACTCCTTCTCGTACAGGAACTTCATTCCTCTCGCGTACTCCCGCTCGAGCAGCGGACGCCGTTCCGCCGGCGGGACGCGCCGGAGCATGGCGCGGAAGTAGGAGACACGCGGATCCGCGTCGCTCGAGGCGATGGTGCGCAGGAACGCCGCCATTCGCGCGGACGCGGCCGCCGGAACGCGGCCGCCCGCCGCGAACGCTTTCGCGCTCAGTGCCGGCTCGATCGGCGGGAGCGTTGTGAAGTGCGTCGACTGAAGCACGTAGAAGACGAGATGGTCGAAGTCCCCTTCGCGGACGCGTGTTTCCGCGGTGCGCGCAAGCGAGGACACATAGCCGCCAAACGTCGACGCTGTCTGGCCGGAGTTCCGGAGGCGGGACTGGACGGCCGGCGGGAGATCGTCCCAGCCGATCGTTCTGGCGCCGGCGGCCGCAAGGACCGCCAGCGCCACGAGGGTTTTCACCAGGCGAGTCTGAATCGTCTGTCTAGAAGATCAATCGGAAGCCCATCTGGACAAACCGCTGGAAGCCAGACTGGCCGGTGGAATTCCGGTTGATGCGTCCGAAGTCCGCGGACGACGTGTCCTGGTTGTACTGACGCTCGTCGTACTGCGGGCTGTTGAGGAGATTGAACGCCTCGAGACGGACCTGGACCCTGACGCGGCTGGTGATCGACGCCGTCTTCGCGAAGTTCACGTCGAGCATGAACATCCCCGGCCGGCGGAACTCGTCGTAGCGAAACATCGCGGTGCGGCGCTGGAAAGCCTCGCGAATGAGGAAGTAGGGCTCGGTGCAGCCGTAGGCGGTCGAGACGGACAGCAGGTCATAATTGCCCGTCGTCGCATTGCGCTGGCCGATGCACGGCTTGACGCCGTAGATGAACTGCCCGTCCTTCTTGCCGTCCAAGGCGACCTGCTTCAGGTCGACGCCGGGCGCGATGTCAAAATTGCTGCCGGTGCCCGTCGCCGGGATATCCCACGGCTGACCGCTCTGGTAGACCATCGCCGGTGCTATCGACCAGCCGCCGACGAGATACCCCATGAGGCTCCGCTGACCGCGGAACCAGGGCAGTTCCCACACGCCCGAGGCGGTCACGCGATGCTTGCGCTGCGAGAAGTACGGGCCCTCGTTCAGGAGCCCCGACACGGCGTCCACGTAGCCGCCGATCTCGGTCCAGCGAGGCACCCACGTGTAGCTGGCGTTGATGGTGACGCCCTTCGTGAACCGCTTGTTGGCCACGAACTGCGCCGAGTCGTAAATCAGCTTCCCGATGTTGTTCTGGTTCCTGGTGATGCCGGTGAAGGCGGGGAACGGGCGATTCAGCTCGAACCGCGAGAGCGTCGCGTTCGTGAACCGCGTCGTGCCCTCGAAGCCGGCCACGCCCTGGAACGGATTCGGGAGCAGCTGATCGCACAACGTCCGGCTGCCGCCCTGGGTGACGTCGCACTGCGCCTGGAACGCCGCCGAAGGTTCGTTGACGGCACTGAACCCGGCTTCCAGGTCATAGCTCCGGCTTCCCGCGTAGGTGGCCTCGAGGGACATGCGCCACGGCAACTCGCGCTGGACGCCAGCGGAGAACTGGTGGACGTTCGGCACGACGAAGTCGGGGTTCGAGAAGCTCAGGCCCTGACCAAGGAAGGTCATCGGCCCCAGCGAGCTTCCGGTCGGCTCCTGGATCCCGGTGGGGAACGGGTTCGACAGGGCATACGTCGGCGTACGGCCGCCGTCCGTCGAGGAAATCAGGTTCGTCGACCGGCTGAATCCGGCGTTGTTCCCCTGACTCGTCGGGTTGAGGAAGTACTTGCCATAACCCGCGCGCAAGACCGTCTTGTCGTTGAGCGAGTAGGCGACGCCGACGCGGGCCTGCCAGTTGTTCTTGTCGAGCTTCCACGGCCGGTCCGGGGCGCCGTCCACACCGGCGAACCTGATGCCTCCCATGACCTGCTGGCCGACGCGCCCCGACACCGGATTGACGATTGTCGGGTCAAACGCGTAGTTCAGCATGTTGTTTTCTTCCTTGACCGACCCGTTGACGTCCCACCGGAAGCCGAGGTTCAGCGTCAACTTGTTGTTCACGCGCCAGTCGTCCTGGATCCAGGGAGCGGCGAAGAACCATTTGTAGTGCGGCTTGGGGTTGACGTCGACGTTCCCGCCGCTCGGGGCACCGAGCAGGAAGGAAGCGAAGGCGTTCCCCTCGGTCGCGCTGGTGCTGTTCAGCGTGCTCCGGGTGAAGTTGCGGTTGAACTGGATGTTGCCCCCGGAGTTGTTGTAGTTCTCGTTGAAGACGTTGGTCCACCGCAGGTCGAGACCGCTGCGGATGTTGTGCTTGCCGCGGGTCAGCGACACGTTGGGCTGCAGAGAGTAGTTGCGGTTCCGGTTCGGGGACGACCCGCGCGACAGCGTCGCGAACTGATCGATTTGAATCACCGGGAACAGGCCGCCAATTGCCTTGCTCGGCAGCTGGTCGACCAGGCTGGCGGGCCAGAACTCCTTCGCATCGAAACCCTGCGCGAAGGTGGAATAGCTCCACTCCAGGAAATAGGTGTAGCTGCTGCGCAGATTGAAGACCGTGCCCGGTCCGAAAATGTGGACCCAGTCGCCGACGAGCGCGCGATTCGCGCGCCAGAGCGGAAGCTGACCGGCCTGGCCGGGACCGCTCCTGATGGCGTTTCCGCGGTTCCCGATCTCGTTCCGTTTGTTCTCGGCCCAGCGGAAGAAGGCCCGATCGTTCGGGCTGAAGTTGTGGTCCGCCTTCCCGACCCAGTTCCAGAAGATGTCCCGGTTGAAGTGCTCGGGCCACTGCAGGTTCTGCTGCCACGGCGCCACGCCGGCCGTCGTACCGTTCGGCTCCGGGTAGTACTTCATGATCGCCTGGGCGGTCGGGTTGATCCGGTTCGCCGGGATGATGTTGCCCGGGAACGGATCGCGCGTCCAGACGCCGTTGACGTCGCGGCCGGTGGCCGGATCGTAGATGGTGATCAGGCGGCCTGACGCGTCCACGAGACCGCTGAAGTCCCCCTGCTTCATCGCCGCCGTCGGCACCGTGCTGACCAGGGGAGCGGGGGTGCCTTCCCGGTACTTCTCGCCGGTAAACAGGAAGAACGTCTTGTTCTTGATGATGGGGCCGTCGACGCTGAACCCGTACTGATCGATGTACTGATCGGTCTTCGGACGGTTCTGCGAGTTGAGGATGAACGAGTTGGCCGCGAGCGCCTTGCGCCGCATGTAGTCGTAGACCTCGCCGTGGAAGGTGTTGGTGCCCGACTTCAGCGACACGTTGACGACGCCGCCGGCCGTGCGGCCGTACTGGGCGTCGTACGAGTTCGTGGAGATCTTCATTTCCTGGACGGCCGCCGCCGGCGGCACGTAGGCGATGTTGTTGCCCCCCTGGTTGGCGTTGTTGGGCGCGCCGTCGAGCAGGAACTCGTTGTTGCTGCTGGCGCCGCCGTTCATCGACCAGGCGGCGAGCGCGCCGTTGTCGAACGGACGGAGGTAGATCGCCTGGGCGTTGTAGTTGACGCCGGCGACCAGCGGCACGAGCGCCATCGGGCTGCGTGACTGCAGCGGGATCTCGGCGATGCTTTGCTGGTCGATGACCGTGCCGCGGTTGGCATTGCTGGTGATAAGGACCGGCGATTCGGCCGAGACCGTGACGGATTCGGTGAGCTGGCCGACCGCCAGTTGCACGTTGATGGTCGCGGTCTCGCCTACTTGCAGGCGCAAGTCAGTACGGGTGAATTTCTGGAACCCGGCCAGTTCCACCGTCATGGAATAAGGTCCCGGACGCAGGAACGGCACCGTGTAGTTCCCCTCCGCGTTAGTAACGGCAGAGGCGACTTCGTTGGTATCCGTATTCCGAATGTTGACCGTGGCGCCAGGCACGGCCCCCTTACTGCCGTCGACAACCTGTCCCTTGACCGTGGCGCGGAACTCCTGAGCGCTCGTATCGGCGGCCCAGCCGAACGCCAAAACCGCCAGCAGTACGCAGCGGTACGTGTGGACCCTCATCATCAGCCTCCCCCCTTCGAAGAGATGACGCCGAAACGTCCTCCCGACGCTGTGCTTATACCGCGCCCACGGCCCGTCGGCAACGGATTTCTTCGTTAAAGTAAACGCTTACTTGAGCAGGAGCGCGGCTTCCGCCAGCACTTTCGCCGCCTCGGCCAGCGCCGCGTTCACCGCCGCCACTGTCTGCGTCGGCGGCAGCGAACTGCCCCGCTGCGTCGCGCCATAGATGCCCAGCAGTTGAGCCGAGACGCCCGACAGCGTGGGCGGCCCCTGCGGCGGGCCGCCGCGTCCCCCGCCGCGGCCGCCGCGCCCGCCACCGGCTCCGGCAAGCGCCTGCAGCTTCTGCGCGAGATCGGCATGCCCGGCCGCCTGGGCCCGGTCGCGCGCCTGCCCGATCCGCGGCAGCATCGCGTGGATCCGGCCAAGGGCGTCGTAGACGCGCTTCGACAGCGCGAACTGCTGCTGCAGCGCGATCGTGCCGCTCTTCACCCGCGGATCCATCTTCACGACGAGCGGTTGGGTGTACGACCGGCCGTCGGCCGTGAGCTTCACGGTATAGGTGCCCGGCACAACCCACGGCCCCTTCGGATCCGCCGCGGTGTCGCCCGGCGTCGCCGCGATCGAATAGCCGGGCGTCGACCCCGCGGGCGGCGGATAGTGCATGTCCCAGACGAACCGGTGCAGGCCGGCATCCGCAGACAAGATCCGCGTGGGACGGATCCAGTAGTACGGGACGTTGCCTTCGTCGCGAATCTCCGGCGCCGTGTCGCTGCTGGCGTACTTGCGGATCGTCGCGCCCGCGGCGTCGAGGAGTTCGAGCGTCACCACCCCGTTCGCCGGACGCTTCAGGAAGTACTCGAGAATCGCGCCGTCGGGCGGGTTCTGCCCCGCCGGTTCCCACGGCGGCAGCGGCGTGTCGGTGTTCTTGTTCCACTCGAACCGAATCGCGGTTCCCGGCTTGAACAGCACCGCATCGGCGTCGAACGTCTTCTCCTCGATCTGCCGCAGCGACGAGATGCCGTCGAGGATCCAGAAGCCGCGTCCGTGCGTGCCGACGACCAGGTCGTCGTCTTTGATCACCAGGTCTCGAATCGAGATCGCCGGCATGTTCTGCCGCAGCGAATGCCAGTGCCCGCCGTCGTCGAACGAGACGTGCACCTGGGTTTCACTGCCGGCGAACAGCAGCCCCGGCTTCTTCGGATCCTCCTTGACGGCATTGATGATCGCCCCGTCGGGCAGACCGTTGACGATGCGGGTCCAGCTCTTACCGCCGTCGCGCGTTCGATAGATGTGGGGCCGCAGGTCATCGAGACGGAACGTGTTGATCGCCGCATACGCGCCGAGGGGATTCGTGTGCGAGGCGTCGATGATCGACACCTTCGCCCACGGCGAGAGTTCCCTCGGCGTCACGTCCTTCCAGGTCACTCCGCCGTCCGCGGTGGTGTGAATCAGCCCGTCGTCCGTCCCGACCCAGATCCGGTTGACGGTGGTATAGCCGGGGGCGATGGTGTAGATGACGCCGCGCTGCGACGCCGCCGCGGCCGGCGTGTTCCGGTAGATGCCGACGTTCGCCGGGGCCTCCCAGGTCTTGCGGGTGAGATCGGGACTGATCGCCGTCCAGCCGCGGAGGCCGCCGCTGGTCGTCTTCCACAGCCGGTTGGAGGCGAAGTACAGCGTCCGCGGCTCGATGGGCGAGAAGAGCACGGGCTGCGTGCGGACGACGCGGTACGCCTCGCCGGCCGGCGGCCGCGGACCGACCTGGATCACTTCCCCGGTTCGCCGATCGTAGCGGGACACCTTGCCGCCGTAGACGATGTCCGGGTCGAGCGGGTCGGGCGCGACGTAGCCGTACTCCTCGACGCCCACCGGGTGCCACTCGCGGAACGTGATGCGGCCGTCGTCGCTGCGGCTCTGCACGCACGCCGAGCCGCTCTCCTGCTGTCCGCCGCACACCCGGTACGGAAAGGCGTTGTCGGTGCTGACGTGGTAGAACTGCGCCGTCGGCTGGTTGTACCAGGTGCTCCACGTCTCGCCGCCGTTGACGGTGATCACCGCACCCTGATCCGCGGCGATGAGAATGATGTCGGGATTGTCAGGGTTGATCCAGAAGCGGTGATAGTCGTCGCCGCCCGGCGCGCCGCGCAGCGACTTGAACGTCCTGCCGCCGTCGGTCGATTTCCAGGCGACGATGCTGCCGGTGAACACGATGTCGGGATTCTTCGGGTGGACCTTGACCTCGGCGAAGTCGTCGCCGCGGCTGACGACGAGCGCGTTCTCCGTGACCTTGTGCCAACTCTGTCCCGCGTCGTCCGAGCGGAACAGCCCGCCGGCATTGCCCGCCTGCACCGCCGCATACATGCGCTTCGGATCGCTCGGCGCGATCGCGATACCGATCCGTCCGAGCCCCTGATCGAATGTCGGCAGTCCCCGGGTCAACGGCTTCCACGTCGTCCCGCCGTCGGTGGACTCGAACAGTCCGCTGCCCGGGCCGCTGAAGACGCCGTTTTCCCACGGTCCCTGGCGCGCCTGCCACAGCACCGCGTATACGTGATCGGCATTGGACGGATCGAACGCGAGATCGACGCCGCCGGTGTCGGCATCCTTGTAGAGCACTTTCTGAAACGTCTTCGCGCCGTCGGTCGAGCGGAAGATCCCGCGCTCCTCGTTCGGCCCGTACGGATGGCCGAGGACGGCGACGAACAGCCGATCGGGATTCCGCGGATCGACGATGATCTGGGGAATCTGCTGCCCGTCGCGGAGTCCCAGGTGCGTCCAGGTCTTGCCGGCGTCGGTGGACTTGTAAATGCCGTCACCGGTCGAGAGATCGGGGCGCTGGAGCCCTTCTCCGCTGCCGACGTAGATGATGCTGGCGTTCGAGGGCGCGACGGCCAGCGCGCCGATCGAGCCGGTCGGCTGTTCGTCGAAGATCGGTTTCCAGACGATGCCGTAGTCGGTGGTCTTCCACACGCCGCCGTTGGTGGCCGCGATGTAGAACACGTTCGGCTGGCCCGGAACGCCCGACGCCGCCTTCGTCCGTCCCCCGCGGAACGGCCCGATGTGCCGCCAGCGCAGTTCCTTGAAGACGCCGGGATCGGAGAGCTGGGGGCCGGCCGTTGATTGCCGCAAGTGGAGCGCACCGGCGGGAAGCGAGGCGGACAACAGTACGGCAGCAGCAGCGGCAAAGATGAGTCGTCGCATACAACGTTCTCCACAGCCCGAGGCCCGATCGGCTTCGCACCGAAGGCACAAAGGCGCGAAGTCCCCTGACGTAAACCGTATTCAGGGTTCGTGAGTTCGGGCCTGGCCACGAAGCTACTTCACCCAAAATACCTTTAATGGCTTCGTGCCTTCGTGCCTTGATGCGAAGCCAATCGTGAGTTCGTCGCAGTCACTCTACTTCCCGATCAAGGCAGCGACCGCCGGATCGCCGATGGCCGTGAAGAACGGGTTCAGCATCGGCTTGTCGCAGCCGTAGCGGAGCGGCGCGCCCGACAGGTCGGTCACCGTTCCGCCGGCGCGCTCGAGAACCGCCTGCGCGGCCGCGGTGTCCCATTGGCTGGTGTGGCCGAACCGCGGGTAGATGTCGGCGCGTCCCTCGGCGATGCGGCAGAACTTCAGCGAACTGCCGGCCGCGACGAAGGTGTAGGGGACGTCCAGCGTCCCCAGCCACTCCTGCATGGCGGCGCCGGCGTGGGAGCGGCTGCCGATGACGCGCAGCGGACGCGTCCGGTCGAATGCCGCGATGGCCAGCTCGCACGCCGCGCCGTTCGCGTAGCGCCGCGCGGCGCCGGTCGATGACGCGGCAAACAGCTCGTCGAGCGCGGGAGCGAACACGACGCCGGCCGCCGGCCGGCCGTGATGAACGAGCGCGATGTTGACGGTGAACTCGTCGGTGCGGTTCAGGAACTCCCTGGTGCCGTCGAGCGGGTCGACCAGGAAGAACACGCCGGCCCCGCCATCGGCGGCGGGCGCGGACTCTTCCGAGACGATGGGGACGCCGGGGAACGCGGCGGCCAGGCGCTCGCAGATGATCGCATCGGCATCGGTGTCGGCCCGGGTCAGCGGCGACGCGTCAGCCTTCGCCGCCGAGAAACAGTCGGTGCCATACAGCGCGAGAATCGCCCGGCCGGCTTCGCGCGCGATCTCGGACAGCAGCGCGACGTCGCGATCGCCGAACGTCATGCCAGCCGGTTCAACGCCGGATCGAGATGCTCGAGGATGCGCGCGACACACGCCTCCGGCGACAGCTCGGTCGTGGCGAGCCGCAGCTCGCACGACTCCGGCGCTTCGTACTGGCTGTCGATGCCGGTGAAATTGCGCAGCTCGCCGCGCCGCGCCTTCGCGTACAGGCCCTTCGGGTCGCGGCGCTCGCAGACCTCGAGCGGCGTGTCGACGAACACCTCGACGAACTCCGATCCGGCGAACAGGTCGCGGGCCATCCTGCGCTCGGCGCGGAACGGCGAGATGAACGACACCAGGACGATGAGCCCGGCGTCGACCATCAGCTTGGCCACCTCCGCGACCCGGCGGATGTTCTCGACGCGGTCCGCTTCGGTGAACCCGAGGTCGCGGTTGAGCCCGTGGCGGACGTTGTCGCCGTCGAGGAGGTAGGTGTGCCGCCCTTCCGAGTGCAGCCGCTTCTCGAGCAGGTTGGCGATCGTCGACTTGCCCGAACCCGACAGACCGGTGAACCAGATGCAGCGCGGCTGCTGCCCCTTCTGCGCCGACCGCGCGCCCTTGCCGATCTCGAGCGCCTGCCAATGGATGTTGGACGCGCGGCGCAGCGCGAAATCGATCATCCCGGCGCCGACGGTGTCGAACGTCAGCTTGTCGATCAGGATGAACCCGCCCATCGTGCGGTTCGTGGTGTAGGGCTCGAACACGACCGGCTGGCTCGTCGACAGATTGACGACGCCGATCTCGTTCAGCCGAAGCGTCTTGGCGGCGAGGTGCGCGCCGGTGTTGACGTCCTCGCTGTACTTGATCTCGGTGACGGTCGCGGTGACTTCCTTGGTGTGCGCCTTGAGCAGGTAGGCGCGCCCGGGCATCAGCGGGTGCTCGCCCATCCAGAGCAGCCGCGCCTCGAACTGATCGGCGGACTCCGGCGGCGCGTCCGCCGCCGCGAGGACGTCGCCGCGGCTGACGTCCACCTCGCTCGCCAGCGTCACGGTGATCGATTGCCCCGTCGTCGCTTCGCCGATGGACTCGAACCCGTGGATGATCTCCTTGACGGTGGAGCGGACGCCCGAGGGGAGCACCTTCACCGCGTCGCCCGGACGGATCCGGCCGGCGGCGATGCGGCCGGAGAATCCGCGGAAGTGCATGTTCGGACGGCTGACGAACTGCACCGGCAGGCGGAACGGCGCGTCCATCCACGGCTGCTCGAGCGGCACGGTCTCGAGGTACGCCATCAGCGTCGGCCCGGCGTACCACGGCATCCGGGTGCTCGGGATCATCACGTTGTCGCCGTCCAGCGCCGACATCGGGATCGCCTGGGTATCGAACGCGTACTGCGACGCGAACGCGTCGTAGTCCCGCAGGATGGCGTT encodes the following:
- the cysN gene encoding sulfate adenylyltransferase subunit CysN, whose product is MVRARRPADRHRPAGIDGEEEAGGLLLTAPVRTDNILDYLERQRSRPTLRFITCGSVDDGKSTLLGRLLHDSKGIFDDQLRALEGESRQYGTQGEKIDLALLVDGLQAEREQGITIDVAYRFFATDRRRFIAADTPGHEQYTRNMATGASKADAAIILIDARKGVLTQTRRHSRIAAMMGIRHVVLAVNKMDLVGFDEAVFNAILRDYDAFASQYAFDTQAIPMSALDGDNVMIPSTRMPWYAGPTLMAYLETVPLEQPWMDAPFRLPVQFVSRPNMHFRGFSGRIAAGRIRPGDAVKVLPSGVRSTVKEIIHGFESIGEATTGQSITVTLASEVDVSRGDVLAAADAPPESADQFEARLLWMGEHPLMPGRAYLLKAHTKEVTATVTEIKYSEDVNTGAHLAAKTLRLNEIGVVNLSTSQPVVFEPYTTNRTMGGFILIDKLTFDTVGAGMIDFALRRASNIHWQALEIGKGARSAQKGQQPRCIWFTGLSGSGKSTIANLLEKRLHSEGRHTYLLDGDNVRHGLNRDLGFTEADRVENIRRVAEVAKLMVDAGLIVLVSFISPFRAERRMARDLFAGSEFVEVFVDTPLEVCERRDPKGLYAKARRGELRNFTGIDSQYEAPESCELRLATTELSPEACVARILEHLDPALNRLA